The Microbacterium schleiferi genome contains the following window.
GCCTGACAGACCAGTCGATCCCGAAGCGGATGGCGGTGCTGGCCTCGACATCCGACCACTGCCTGCTGGATCTGCTGTGGCGCCACCGCCGCGGCGAGCTTCCGGTGTCGATCCCCATGGTGATCTCGAATCACACCAACATGGTCGAGGACGTCCGGAGCTTCGGAATCCCGTTCTTCCACGTGCCTTCGCAGGGGCCCGACAAGTCGGCCGCCGAAGCCGAGATCGTGAAGCTGCTCTCGGGGAACGTCGACTTCGTCGTTCTCGCCCGCTACATGCAGATCCTCAGCGACAACTTCATCCAGGATGTCGCCGTCCCGGTCATCAACATCCACCACTCGTTCCTGCCCGCCTTCATCGGCGCGGGGCCCTACCGCAAGGCCAAGGAACGTGGCGTGAAGCTCATCGGCGCGACCAGCCACTACGTGACGAAGGACCTCGACGAGGGCCCCATCATCGAGCAGGACGTCGTGCGCGTGACCCACGCCGACTCCGCCGCCGACCTGCAGCGCCGCGGCGCCGACGTCGAGCGGGCCGTGCTCTCGCGCGCCGTGCTTTGGCACGCGCAAGACCGCGTCATCCGCAACGGCAACCACACCGTCGTCTTCTAACTCCGACCATCACCACCCCATAGAAAGGTTCATCGTGGCACCTCAGAATCTGCAGCAGGTCATCGACGCGGC
Protein-coding sequences here:
- the purU gene encoding formyltetrahydrofolate deformylase, with translation MTVHNEALRDHACLIVHGPDQPGLVAAVTGLITRHKANIVSLDQYSDNPEGGAFFQRVVFHRPELTAAFDEIESDIAETLKPYGMTWRLTDQSIPKRMAVLASTSDHCLLDLLWRHRRGELPVSIPMVISNHTNMVEDVRSFGIPFFHVPSQGPDKSAAEAEIVKLLSGNVDFVVLARYMQILSDNFIQDVAVPVINIHHSFLPAFIGAGPYRKAKERGVKLIGATSHYVTKDLDEGPIIEQDVVRVTHADSAADLQRRGADVERAVLSRAVLWHAQDRVIRNGNHTVVF